A single window of Leptolyngbya ohadii IS1 DNA harbors:
- a CDS encoding SDR family oxidoreductase, whose product MKAFVAGATGETGRRIVQELVSRNIPVRALVRNQEKARQILPGAVECVVGDVLDSATLRSAMADCTVVVSATGAAPSFDPTGPYKVDYEGTKNLVDVAKEKGIEQFVMVSSLCTSQLLHPLNLFWLILVWKKRAEEYLQQSGLTYTIVRPGGLKNEDNTDAIVMSKADTLFDGSIPRTKVAQVCVEALTQPQAKNKIVEIVAKPDAPAQSYEAMFASVI is encoded by the coding sequence ATGAAAGCATTTGTAGCAGGGGCTACCGGCGAAACGGGACGACGCATTGTGCAGGAGCTTGTCAGCCGCAATATTCCGGTGCGGGCGCTGGTGCGAAATCAGGAAAAGGCAAGGCAAATTCTGCCTGGGGCGGTTGAGTGTGTGGTGGGCGATGTCCTGGATTCTGCAACGCTGCGATCGGCAATGGCAGACTGTACGGTGGTGGTTTCGGCAACGGGGGCAGCTCCCAGTTTCGATCCCACGGGTCCCTATAAGGTGGACTATGAGGGCACTAAGAATCTGGTGGATGTGGCGAAGGAGAAGGGCATCGAGCAGTTTGTAATGGTGTCGTCCCTTTGTACCTCCCAACTGCTGCACCCGCTGAATTTGTTCTGGCTGATCCTGGTCTGGAAAAAGCGGGCAGAGGAATATTTGCAGCAGAGCGGTCTGACCTATACGATCGTCCGTCCGGGTGGGCTTAAGAACGAAGACAATACGGATGCGATCGTCATGTCCAAAGCAGATACCCTGTTCGACGGCAGTATTCCCCGGACAAAGGTGGCTCAGGTTTGCGTGGAGGCGCTAACTCAGCCCCAGGCAAAAAACAAAATCGTCGAGATTGTGGCAAAGCCGGATGCCCCAGCCCAATCCTATGAGGCAATGTTTGCGAGTGTGATTTAA